From Streptomyces sp. NBC_01551:
CACCGTCACCGTCGCGATGCGGATCGTCGGCCTGCTGCTCGTCAGCGCCATGATGGTGATCCCGGTCGCGGCCGCGCAGCGCCTGACCCGCGGTTTCGCCGCCACGCTCGGCCTCGGCATGGCGATCAGCCTCACCGTCGCGCTGACCGGCACGGCCGCCACGTACTACATCGACGCGCCGTCGGGCGCCACGATCGTGCTGCTCGCCATCGGCGTCTTCATGGTGATGACGGCCCTGTCCGCCCCGCTCGCCCGGCGCCGGGCGAACGCGGCCCGCGCCGCCGAGCAGATCTGTACCCGTGACGACGTAAAGGTCTAGTTCGGGCCGATCGGTCGCCTGGCACAATGGGCCGAGACCGACACGAGGAGGAACCGGTGGCGACTGCGCCTGGCGAGACCGCGCCAGTACGAGGACGATCCACCCGGCAGCGGGCGGCCGTCGCCGCGGCGCTGGACGAGGTGGACGAGTTCCGCAGCGCCCAGGAGCTGCACGACATGCTCAAGCACCGCGGTGACTCCGTGGGCCTGACCACCGTGTACCGCACCCTCCAGTCGCTCGCCGACGCCGGCGAGGTCGACGTCCTGCGGACCAGCGACGGCGAGTCCGTCTACCGCCGCTGCTCCACTGGGGAGCACCACCACCACCTGGTCTGCCGCAAGTGCGGCAAGGCCGTCGAGGTGGAGGGACCCGCGGTGGAGAAGTGGGCGGAGTCCATCGCGGCCGAGCACGGCTACGTCAACGTCGCGCACACCGTGGAGATCTTCGGCACCTGCGCCGACTGCGCCGCCGCCTCCGCCTAGAGCCGGCGCAGGTTCGCGTCCAGGAGGGCCCGCAGGCCGTCGGCGTCGGCCGGGGCCTGGATGCCCCGCTTGGGCAGGACCGTCATGGCCACCGCCCCCTTGTCGTCGCTCAGCATCACGAACGCGTCGGCCGTCTCCGCGTACGTCGGCTGCGCGGCCCAGCCGATGCGCGTCTCGGAGGACGCCGTCGCCACCAGGACGCCCGAGCCGTCGACGACGGCCCGGGTCTCCCCCGCCTTCTCCAGCAGCCCCCGGAAGGCCCGCGCCTGGAGCCGCGGGCCGAACAGGGTGATCATCCACAGCAGCGCGCCGGCGGCCACGAGGCCCAGCGCCGGGCCGGTGACGGCGCCGTCGGTCACCATCTCCAGCACGCCGACGCCCAGTCCGAACGTCCCGGCGACGGGAAACGCCCAGCGCCTGCGCCGCCCCGCGGCCGTGTGCGCGTCGCGGGCGCGGAGCGCACGCGCGACGTCCGCCGTGGAGGTCCGGTAGACGAGCTCGACCGTCCGCTCGTCCCGCCGAACCGCCTCGTCATTCGTGTTCATGACGGCAGAGCCTACGGTCCGGTCAGCCGGCCGAGCCCTCCGACTGGTTCGGGACGGCGCCGCCGAACCGGCGGTCGCGCTGCGCGTACTCCAGGCAGGCCTGCCAGAGGTTGCGGCGGTCGAAGTCCGGCCAGAGCACGTCCTGGAAGACCATCTCGGCGTACGCGCTCTGCCAGAGCAGGTAGTTGGAGGTGCGCTGCTCGCCGCTCGGGCGCAGGAAGAGGTCCACGTCCGGCATGTCCGGGTAGTACATGTACTTCGCGAAGGTCTTCTCGTTGACCTTCGACGGGTCCAGCCTGCCCGCCGCGACATCGCGGGCGATGGCCTGAGCCGCGTCCGCGATCTCGGCGCGGCCGCCGTAGTTGACGCAGAAGTACAGGGTCATCGCGTCGTTGTCGACGGTCTGCTCCTGCGCGACCTGGAGCTCCTGGACGACCGACTTCCACATCTTCGGCATGCGGCCGACCCAGCGGATCCGGATGCCGAGCTCGTTCATCTCGTCCCGGCGGCGCCGGATGACGTCGCGGTTGAAGTTCATCAGGAAGCGGACCTCGTCGGGCGAGCGCTTCCAGTTCTCCGTCGAGAAGGCGTACAGGGAGAGGTTCTTGACGCCCATCTCCAGGCAGCCCTTGAGCACGTCGAGGACGACGCCCTCGCCGACCTTGTGGCCCTCGGTGCGGGGCAGGCCGCGCTCCTTGGCCCAGCGGCCGTTGCCGTCCATGACGACGGCGACGTGGTTCGGGACCAGTTCGCCGGGGATCTTCGGCGGGCGCTCACCGGACGGGTGCGGCTCGGGAACCTTGTACTCCCGGCGAGAGCGTCCCAGAATCCCGCGTCGTGCCATGTGTCCAGCTCCTATTTCTCGACGTATCGCAGGGAGCGTAGCCCGCGCTCCAGATGCCAGTGCAAATAGGCCGAGACCAGCCCGCTGCCCTCCCGCACGTGACGCGCCTCGCAGGCGTCCGCGTGGCTCCAGTCGCCCGTCAGCAGGGCGCTGAGGAGGGCGATGGCCTCCGATGAGGGTACGACGCTGCCGGGGACGCGGCAGTCGCCGCATATGACACCGCCGGCGGCGACGGAGAAGTGCCGGTTGGGGCCGTGGATCCCGCATTTCGCGCAGTCGTCGAAGCTGGGCGCGTAGCCGTTGACGGCGAGCGAGCGCAGCAGGAAGGCGTCCAGGATCAGGTGCGGTTCGTGCTCGCCCCGGGAGAGGGTGCGCAGGGCGCCGACGAGCAGCAGGTACTGCTGTACGGCGGGCTCGCCCTCGTTCTCGGTGAACCGCTCGGCGGTCTCCAGCATCGCGGTGCCCGCGGTGTACCGGGCGTAGTCGGTGACGATGCCGTTGCCGTAGGGGGCGATGATCTGCGTCTGGGTGCAGAGCGGGAGGCTGCGGCCGATCAGCTCGCTGCCCCGGGCGAAGAACTGCACGTCGGCGTGGGAGAAAGGTTCCAGCCCGGCCCCGAACTTGGACTTCGTACGCCGCACCCCGCGGGCGACGGCCCGGACCCGGCCGTGGCCGCGGGTGAGGAGCGTGATGATGCGGTCCGCCTCACCCAGCTTCTGGGTGCGCAGCACGATGCCGTCGTCGCGGAACAGACTCATGGGCCCATTGTCGCCTGTGCGGGCGCGGCGGCGGCCCTGCGTCCGGACACGGGTCCGGACGCAGGGCCGTCACCCCTTGGGAGGGTCAGGGGGCGGGCGTCGCGGCGTCGTCCGCCTTCTCGGCCGCGGCGCTTTCGCCGTCGGCCTTCTCCGCGTCGGCCGGGGCGGCGGCCGCCTGGGCGGGCAGCGCGGTGGGCGGATCGGCGGGGGCGGCGGCGTGCGGGTCGCCCTTGCCGAGGCCGTTGAAGATCAGGTTCAGTACGATCGCGGCCGTGGCGCCGAGGGTCACACCGCTGTTGAGCAGCGAGGACAGGTCGGCGTCCATGTGGTCCTTGAAGAGCACCGGGACGGTCGCCGGGAGCAGCGCGAAGGCCAGGGAGACGCCCACGACGAGGGCGTTCTTCTCCTCCTTGAGGTCCACCTTGGCCAGGGTCTGGATGCCCGCCAGGGCCACCATCGCGAACATCACCGTCGCCGCGCCGCCGAGCACCCCGTGCGGGACGGCGGCGACGATCGCGGCGGCCTTCGGGATCAGGCCGAGCACGATCATGAAGACGCCCGCGGCGACCACGACGAAGCGGCTCTTGACCTTGGTCATGCGGACCAGGCCGACGTTCTCGGCGAAGGCCACGTACGGGAAGGAGTTGAGGACGCCGCCGAGGGCGGTCGCCGCTCCGTCGGCGCGCAGGGCGCGGGCCACGGTCTCGCTGTCGATCTCCTTGCCCACGATGTCGCCGACGGCGTACGTGTCGCCGGTGGTCTCGACCATGGTGATCAGCATGACGATGAGCATCAGCAGGATCGGGAACCAGGCGAACTTCGGGGCTCCGTAGTGGAACGGGGTGGTCACGCCGATCCAGTCCGAGTTGCCCACGTCGCCGAACTTGGCGTCGCCGAGCAGGAAGGCGACGACGGTGCCGCCGACCAGGCCGAGCAGGATGGAGATGCTGGAGAGGAAGGGCTTGCCGAGCTTCATCAGGACGAGGATGAAGAGCATCGTGCCGCCGGCGTACGCGAAGTTCTTCGGGTCGCCGAAGTCGGGGCTGCCGAGGCCCCCCGCGGCGTCGTTGAGGCCGACGGGGATCAGCACGATGCCGAGGACGGTGATCACCGTGCCGGTGACGACCGGCGGGAAGAGCCGCATGACCGCGCGGAAGGCCTTGGGGGGCAGCCAGGCGAAGGCGAACGTCGCGATGCCGGCCGTGATGACGGCGCCGTAGATGACGAGCAGGCCGGCCGTTCCGCCGCCCGCGCCGAGGCCGATGGCGATCATCGGGGAGACCGCGGTGAAGGTGACGCCCTGGATCAGCGGCAGTCGGGCGCCGATCCGGCCGATGCCCCAGGCCTGCAGGATCGAGGCGATGCCGCAGGTGAGCAGGTCGGCGTTGATCAGGTAGACCAGCTGCTCGGTGGTGAGGCCGAGGGCGCCGCCCACGATGATCGGGACGATCACCGCGCCGGCGTAGAAGGCGAGTACGTGCTGGAAGCCGTACAGCGCGAGCTTGGGGAGGGGGAGCACCTCGTCGACCGGGTGCGTGCTCTGCTCTCCACTGGCGGAAAGCCGGGCGGCGACACGTGCCATCTCTGCCTTGCCCTTCAAGAGGTAGGTAATCGAGAGGAATCTGGTTATCCCTGGTCGGAGTGGGTCGCTATCCCGTTGGTCCGCCAGGGTTGTCAGTGCGATCACGTGAATCGAAGCCCCGCGGTGTTTCCGCCGGCGTCTCGTCGTGTGACCGGAATTGAACGCCTGTGGGCGTGCTCACAGATATCGTCGACTTCCACAAACTGTTGACGTCTGGTGGCCCCAGCGTTGGAGGTTCGCCCAATGGCGGGCGCAGCGGCGACGCCGTATGGGCGCGCGTCGGGTGAACACCCCGCTCCTGCCCCACGAGCGTGAAGCGCCCACGGCCTGACCTGCGCGTACAGGGTTCGCGGCCGTTCGGCCCCGCAAACCCGGGCAGCTGGTTCCGCGTGTCCGGCCGGTGCGTCACATGAGCCCGGAGCGATCAGCTCCACCCCTCGCACGGACGGCACGGCATGCCGGTTCAGGCCCCGTGAGGCCGGATCGTTACCTCGTCCCGGGCTACGCCCCGGTCGCCCGTACCGCCGACAGCAGCCGGGACACCTCGTCCGGGCTCATCCGCAGCGCCGCGCCCACCGTGGCCAGCACCTCGCGCTCGGCCGGGATGTACGGGCCGTCCGCGAGGGCGATCCGGGCGCCCTGGAGCAGGATCGACTCCCGGCCCGGCGCGGCCAGGTGCGGGGCCAGCGGCTCCAGGGCCTCGTGGAGCTCTATCGACAGCGCGGCCCCGCAGCACTCCGGGCCGTCGTACAGGCCGAGCCGACCCTCGTCGGTCGCCAGCGCCTCCACGAGGGACTCCAGCTGCTCCTCCGTGCAGTCCTGGAAGCCCGCCGACCGTACGGCCGACACGGCGCCCTCCAGCGCGCTGCGCGAGGCCGTCCCGCCCGCCGCCAGCACGGCCAGCGCCACGGTGTGCACGGCGTCGCGCAGCAGCGCCGTGAACCGGTGGGTGGTGAGGTGGTCCAGGACCTCGGTGTCGTAGCGCTCCCGGCAGGCCTGGCACTCGACGATCGGCCCGGCCTGTCCGCGCGGCAGCAACGGCACGCCGAGGACCGTGAAGCGCCGCCGCCCGATGCGTCGGCGGTAGTTGCGGTCGCCGCCGCAGTCGGGGCAGAAGAACTCCCCGTCGCCCACGGTGCTCCAGGTGGTACGGATCCCCCAGACCGTCAGCTTCCGGCCGTCCCCACCCCGAACTGGCAGCACGTCGCACCTCCGTCACCAGCCGGCAACATCGCCGGTTTGGCGTGATGTTAGCCACATCGGTGAGGATCCGTCAGTCGTGTGACAAGACAACCTGCGCCACCCGGGGGACTTGGCCGAACTGCGCCCCCGGCGCCCTCCGCTTTTCCCTACGCTCGGCGGCGTGAACGAGAAGTCTTGTCTGGTGACCGGTGCCGCGAGCGGTATCGGCAAGGCCACCGCCCGGTTGCTGGCCCGCTCCGGGGCCCGCGTCACCGCGGCTGACATCGATGGCCCCGGGGTCGAGGAACTGCGTACGGATCTGGCCGCCGAGGGCCTGCGCATCGCCGTCGTGACGGGTGACGTCTCCGATCCGCGGGCCAACCGCGCGATGGTCGACGCGGCCGTGGAGGCGTACGGGAGGCTCGACGTCGCCGTGGCGAACGCCGGGGTGCTGCCCCTTTCGGACGTACGGGAGACCAGCCCCGAGGACTGGGACCGCGTCATGGCGGTCGACGGCCGGGGCATGTTCCTGACCTGCAAGTACGCGATCGAGGCCATGACCTCGCAGGATCCGCCCGGCGGCGCGCTGGTCTGCGTCTCCTCGATCTCCGGGGTGGCCGGGCAGGCCCGGCAGGCGGCCTACGGGCCGGCGAAGTTCGTGGCGTCGGGACTGACCAAGCACCTGGCGGTGGAGTGGGCGGCTCACGGGATCCGGGTCAACGCGGTGGCCCCGGGAACCATCCGGACGGAGCGGGTGGTGGCGCTGCGCGACGAGCCGGGCGGCCCGGAGTACCTCGAAGAGGTGACCGCCGCGCACCCGATGGGGCGGCTCGGCGAGCCGGAGGAGGTGGCCCGGGTCATCGCCTTCCTCGCCTCGGACGCCGCCTCCTTCGTGACCGGGGTGGTGCTCCCGGTGGACGGCGGCTACCTGGCCCGCTGAACCCGGGAACGACGCGGCCCCCGCCCCTGCGCGAGGAGGGACGGGGGCCACGGACGAGCGGTCAGCGGCCCGCGCGGTTGACGGCGGAGATGACCGCCTTCAGGGAGGCGCGGGTGGTGTTGGCGTCGATGCCGATGCCCCACAGGACGCGGCCGTCGATCGCGCACTCGATGTACGAGGCGGCCACGGCGGAGGCGCCCTCGCTCATCGTGTGCTCGGTGTAGTCCAGCAGGCGGGCGTCGACGCCGATGCCGGCCAGCGCGTCGAAGAACGCGGAGATCGGGCCGTTGCCGGTGCCGTTCAGGACCGTCTCCACGCCGTCCACGACCGCCTCGACGGTCAGCGTGTCCGTACCGTCCTTGTCGGTGGCCGTCGAGCCCGAGCGCAGCTGGATGCGGCCCCACGGGTTCTCGGGGTTGGGCAGGTACTCGTCCGCGAACACGTCCCAGATCGCCTTCGGCGTGACCTCGCCGCCCTCGGCGTCGGTCTTGGCCTGGATGATCCGCGAGAACTCGATCTGCATGCGGCGCGGCAGGTCCAGCTTGTGGTCGTTCTTCAGGACGTACGCGATGCCGCCCTTGCCGGACTGCGAGTTGACCCGGATGACCGCCTCGTACGAGCGGCCGACATCCTTCGGGTCGATCGGCAGGTACGGGACCGCCCACTCGATGTCGTCGACGGTCTTGCCGGCGGCGGCCGCGTCGGCCTCCATGGCGTCGAAGCCCTTCTTGATGGCGTCCTGGTGGGAGCCGGAGAAGGCGGTGTAGACCAGGTCGCCCGCGTAGGGGTGGCGCGGGTGGACCTCCATCTGGTTGCAGTACTCGCTGGTGCGACGGATCTCGTCGATCTGCGAGAAGTCGATCTGCGGGTCGATGCCCTGCGAGAACAGGTTCATGCCCAGGGTGATCAGGTCCACGTTGCCGGTGCGCTCGCCCTGCCCGAACAGGCAGCCCTCGATGCGGTCGGCGCCGGCCATCAGGGCCAGCTCGGCGGCGGCCACGGCGGTGCCGCGGTCGTTGTGGGGATGAACGGAGATGCAGATGTGCTCGCGGCGGGTCAGGTTGCGGGCCATCCACTCGAAGCGGTCCGCGTGCGTGGACGGCGTCGAGCGCTCCACGGTGGCGGGCAGGTTCAGGATGATCTCGCGGCCCTCGGACGGCTGCCAGACGTCACAGACCGCCTCGCAGACCTCCAGGGCGAAGTCCAGCTCGGTGTCGGTGAAGATCTCCGGGCTGTACTGGTAGCCGAAGGTGGTCTCGGGACCCAGCAGCTTCTCGGCGTACTCCATGACCAGGCGGGTGCCGTCGACGGCGATCTGCTTGATCTGCTCCTTGGAGCCGCGGAAGACGACCCGGCGGAAGGTCGGGGCGGTCGCGTTGTACAGGTGCACGGTCGCGCGCCTGGCGCCGACCAGCGATTCCACGGTGCGCTCGATCAGGTCCTCGCGGGCCTGGGTCAGTACGGAGATGGTGACGTCGTCCGGGATCGCGCCCTCTTCGATGATGGAGCGCACGAAGGCGAAGTCGGTCTCGCCGGAGGAGGGGAAGCCGACCTCGATCTCCTTGTAGCCCATGCGCACCAGCAGGTCGAACATCTCGCGCTTGCGGGCGGGGGTCATCGGGTCGATCAGCGACTGGTTGCCGTCGCGCAGGTCGGTGGAGAGCCAGCGGGGGGCCTTGGTGACGCGGGCGTCCGGCCAGGTGCGGTCCGGGATGTCCACCTGCTCGTAGGAGCCGTACTTGTGGATCGGCATCCCGGAGGTCTTCTGGGTGTGGGTCGCGTTGGTGATGGGCGTGGGGCGACCGACAAAAGGCTGCTGGCTCATGGCGTTGGGCTCCTCGCGTGTCCGCGTGTAGTTCGCTGGGACGGCCGACGGCGGTAGTGAAAACCGCAACACCAAACTCCGCGGGGAGGGGGCCGGCCTACGACTACAGACCCTCGCCGCGGCAGCTAAGGAGAAGCAGCCCGAAACGCATGATGGACCGAGCCTAGCCGAGCCGCGCCGTAACGCGAGGACCTGTTTCAGTATGCAAGACCCGGGTGTCCGATTTGTAACGAATGTGAGCTACGCCTCCTTCTTGCCGAGAGGTCCGGGCGATCCGTCAACGCCACGAGGCCGCTTTCAGACAACCGAATGAATCATGGTCACCAGTAGTGACATCAGCATGACCGAATGCGACATTTCCCGGCATGGATGCCTCCCACGCCCCCACGCACCCCCACCGCCACCCCGTGTTCTGCACCGTCGTGCCGCCGCACCTCCTCGACAAGATCGCCCAGTCCGAGGACACCCGGCGCGCCGACGCCGCCCAGCGCACCCTCGAACAGGACTCCCTGCTGCGCACCAGGCGCCGGGTCACCACCGTCCGGGGCATCGCCCCGGCGCTGGGCACCCCCGTCGGGGACGACCCCCGCCGGACCGTCTACGACGCCGAGCACCGCACCCGGCTGCCCGGGAAGAAGGTGCGCGCGGAGGGCGACGCGGCGCACAAGGACGCCACCGTCAACCGCGCCTACGCCGGGCTCGGAGCCACGTACGAGCTGTTCCTCAAGGGCTTCGGGCGGCACTCGATCGACGACGCCGGGCTGGCGCTGGACGCGACCGTGCACTACGGCGAGGACTACAACAACGCCTTCTGGGACGGCCAGCAGATGGTGTTCGGCGACGGGGACGGGGACCTGTTCCTCGACTTCACGGTGTCGGTGGACGTGATCGGGCACGAACTCGCCCACGGGGTCACCCAGTACTCGGCCAACCTCGTCTACCGGGGTCAGTCGGGTGCGCTCAACGAGTCGATGTCCGACGTGTTCGGCTCCCTGATCAAGCAGTACTCCCTCGGCCAGAGCGCCGACCAGGCGGACTGGCTGATCGGCGCCGGGCTCCTCGGCCCCAACGTCACCGGGGTCGCGCTGCGCTCGATGAAGGCGCCCGGGACGGCGTACGACGACGACGAGCTCGGCAAGGACCCGCAGCCGGCCACCATGGACGACTACGTCGACACCTACAGCGACAACGGCGGGGTGCACATCAACTCCGGCATCCCCAACCACGCCTTCTACGTGGTGGCGACGGAGCTGGGCGGCAAGGCCTGGGAGCGCGCCGGGCAGATCTGGTACGACACCCTGACGGGCGGGGAGCTCTCCTCGAAGGCGACGTTCAAGGACTTCGCCCGGCTGTCGCTCGCGGCGGCCGTCGCGCGCTACGGGGACGGCGGAGCGGAACACCAGGCGCTCCAGAAGGCGTGGTCGACGGTGGGTGTGCCGACCGCCTAGGGGCGGGGTAGACAGCCCCCATGCGGATTCTGGTGGTACGTACGGGAGGGTTCACGGGCATCGAGCGCCGGGTCGAGGTGGACACCTCGGGCCGGCCCGACGAGGACGAGTGGCGGGCCCTGGCGCAGCTGGCGCTGCGGCCCGGCCCGCCCGGGGGCGAGGCGCACCGGGTGCGGGACGGGTTCTCGTACCGGATCACGGTGGACGGCCGGACGGTGTCCTGCGCGGAGCCGAACCTGTCGGACGCGCAGCGGTCGCTGATCTCGCGGGTGCTGAAGGAGGGTGCGTAGGGAGCCCGGGCGGCGGGGCCCCTCGGCCCGGACCGGCCCCTCGGCCCGGGCGGCCGTGAAAGCAGGTGACCGCGCCGGGCGGCTTTGCTTGTATGACCGGATGACCAAGATCTTGGAATTGCTGGAGCGGTACTACGACGCGGTACCGCGCGTGGGCGGGGCACGGGGCGAGGACTTCGGGGCGCTGACCCTGTTCGTGCAGGAAGGCGACGGCTGGCCGTACTACGCCCGGCCCGCGCTCGGCGGGCCGGACGCCGAGGCGGCCGACGTGGAGCGGGTCCTGGCCCGCCAGCGGGAGCTGGGCGTCCCGGAGTCCTTCGAATGGGTGGCCGAAACCAGCCCCTCCCTGCGGGCCGCCGTGGAGGCGGCGGGGCTGCACGTCCACGAGCACCCGCTGATGGTGCTGGACCCGGCGGCGCAGCCGCTCGCACCGCATCCGGACGTGACGCTGCTGGGCGCCGACGACCCGCTGCTCGCGGCGGCGGTGGCCGTGCCGATGCTGGCCTTCGCGAACCCCGGGACGGCGCGCGGCGAGGCCGGTCCGGCCGAACTGGCGGTGGCGGTGACGGACCCGTCGGTGGAGGCGCGCCGGGCCATGGTGGCGGGGAAGCTCACGGAGGGCACCACGGGCATGGCGGCGGCCGCGCGGGACGGGGTGGTGCTGTGCTCCGGCCAGTACAACCCGGTCGGCGAGGTCGCCGAGGTCGTCGCCGTCGGCACGCTGCCCGCGGCCCGTCGCCAGGGCCTGGCGCTCGGCGTGACGGCGGCCCTGGTCGCGGACGCCCTGGCCCGCGGCGCGGCGACGGTGTTCCTGACGGCGGGCGACGAGGACGTGGCCCGCGTCTACGGCCGCGTCGGCTTCCGCCGGGTGGCGACGGCCCTGATCGCGGAGCCGCCGGAGCGGCCCTGACCGGTGTTGCCGGAACGGCAAGAATTGTTGCCCGTGCGGGACGGGCGGGCGGAGCATCGACGGCACAGGCACCGCACCCGGTGCGCGAACAGGGAGAGGCCCCGATGTCCGAGCAGCGCACGCACGACCACCGGCACCCGCACGGCCACGACCACAGCCACGGGCCCGGCCCCGGCCACGCCGCCCACTCGCCCGCCCGCGCGGGCGAGGAGTTCTGGAACGCCCGCTACCAGGAGACCGACCGGATCTGGAGCGGCGAGGCCAACGCCATGCTGGTGCACGAGGTGTCCGGCCTGGCCCCGGGCCGGGCCCTGGACCTCGGCTGCGGGGAGGGCGGCGACGCGGTGTGGCTGGCCCGCCTCGGGTGGACCGTGACCGGGACCGACATCTCCGGGGTCGCCCTCGGCCGGGCCGCCGAGCACGCGGCGGACGCCGGGGTCGCGGACCGCGTCACCCTGGAGCGGCACGACCTGACCGAGTCCTTCCCGGAGGGGGAGTTCGACCTGGTCTCGGCGTGCTTCCTGCACAACTACGGGGACTTCCCACGCGACCGCGTCCTGCGCGCCGCCGCCTCGGCCGTGGCGCCGGGCGGCACGCTGCTGGTCGTCGGCCACGCGGGCTGGGCGCCCTGGCAGGAGGACCGCGAGGAGGCGTACTTCCCCACGCCGCAGGACGTCGTCGCGCAGCTGGAGCCGGTCACGGCGGGCTGGGAGGTGCTGCGGGCCGAGGAGACCGAGCGGGTCCAGAACCAGCCGGACGGCACGCCCGGTACCCGTACGGACAACGTGGTGCGGCTGCGCCGTCCCGCGTAGCGGGTGGGCCGGCCCGGTCCCCGGCCGGTCTCCCGCGCGGGGGACCGGCCTGGTGGACCGGCCGGTGGACCGGCCGCCGTGGAACCTGGAACCCGCGTCAGAAGCCGAGCTTGCGGAGCTGCTTGGGGTCGCGCTGCCAGTCCTTGGCGACCTTCACGTGCAGGTCGAGGAAGACCGGGGTGCCGAGCAGCGCCTCGATGTGCTTGCGCGACTTCATCCCGACCTCCTTCAGGCGGGCGCCCTTCGGGCCGATGATGATGCCCTTCTGGCTGGGCCGCTCGATGTAGACGTTCGCGTGGATGTCCAGCAGCGGGCGGTCCGCCGGGCGGTTCTCCCGGGGGATCATCTCCTCGACCACGACGGCGATGGAGTGCGGGAGTTCGTCCCGTACGCCCTCCAGCGCGGCCTCGCGGATCAGCTCCGCGACCATCACCATCTCGGGCTCGTCGGTGAGGTCGCCCTCCGGGTACAGCGGCGGGCTCTCCGGCAGCAGCGGCGCGATCAGGTCGGCCAGCAGCTGGACCTGGGTGTCGCCGACCGCCGAGACGGGGACGATCTCGGCCCACTCGAAGCCCAGCTCGGCGCCGAGCTGGTGGACGGCGAGGAGCTGCTCGGCCAGCTGCTTGGACTCGACCAGGTCGGTCTTGGTGATGATGGCGATCTTGGGGGTCTTCTTGATCCCCGCGAGCTCCTTGGCGATGAACTTGTCACCGGGACCGAGCTTCTGGTCGGCCGGCAGGCAGAAGCCGATGACGTCGACCTCGGCCCAGGTGGTCCGGACGACGTCGTTCAGGCGCTCGCCGAGCAGCGTGCGCGGCTTGTGCAGACCCGGGGTGTCGACCAGCACGAGCTGGGCGTCGGGGCGGTGCACGATGCC
This genomic window contains:
- a CDS encoding Fur family transcriptional regulator, with product MATAPGETAPVRGRSTRQRAAVAAALDEVDEFRSAQELHDMLKHRGDSVGLTTVYRTLQSLADAGEVDVLRTSDGESVYRRCSTGEHHHHLVCRKCGKAVEVEGPAVEKWAESIAAEHGYVNVAHTVEIFGTCADCAAASA
- a CDS encoding M4 family metallopeptidase — protein: MDASHAPTHPHRHPVFCTVVPPHLLDKIAQSEDTRRADAAQRTLEQDSLLRTRRRVTTVRGIAPALGTPVGDDPRRTVYDAEHRTRLPGKKVRAEGDAAHKDATVNRAYAGLGATYELFLKGFGRHSIDDAGLALDATVHYGEDYNNAFWDGQQMVFGDGDGDLFLDFTVSVDVIGHELAHGVTQYSANLVYRGQSGALNESMSDVFGSLIKQYSLGQSADQADWLIGAGLLGPNVTGVALRSMKAPGTAYDDDELGKDPQPATMDDYVDTYSDNGGVHINSGIPNHAFYVVATELGGKAWERAGQIWYDTLTGGELSSKATFKDFARLSLAAAVARYGDGGAEHQALQKAWSTVGVPTA
- a CDS encoding SDR family NAD(P)-dependent oxidoreductase, giving the protein MNEKSCLVTGAASGIGKATARLLARSGARVTAADIDGPGVEELRTDLAAEGLRIAVVTGDVSDPRANRAMVDAAVEAYGRLDVAVANAGVLPLSDVRETSPEDWDRVMAVDGRGMFLTCKYAIEAMTSQDPPGGALVCVSSISGVAGQARQAAYGPAKFVASGLTKHLAVEWAAHGIRVNAVAPGTIRTERVVALRDEPGGPEYLEEVTAAHPMGRLGEPEEVARVIAFLASDAASFVTGVVLPVDGGYLAR
- the leuA gene encoding 2-isopropylmalate synthase, whose amino-acid sequence is MSQQPFVGRPTPITNATHTQKTSGMPIHKYGSYEQVDIPDRTWPDARVTKAPRWLSTDLRDGNQSLIDPMTPARKREMFDLLVRMGYKEIEVGFPSSGETDFAFVRSIIEEGAIPDDVTISVLTQAREDLIERTVESLVGARRATVHLYNATAPTFRRVVFRGSKEQIKQIAVDGTRLVMEYAEKLLGPETTFGYQYSPEIFTDTELDFALEVCEAVCDVWQPSEGREIILNLPATVERSTPSTHADRFEWMARNLTRREHICISVHPHNDRGTAVAAAELALMAGADRIEGCLFGQGERTGNVDLITLGMNLFSQGIDPQIDFSQIDEIRRTSEYCNQMEVHPRHPYAGDLVYTAFSGSHQDAIKKGFDAMEADAAAAGKTVDDIEWAVPYLPIDPKDVGRSYEAVIRVNSQSGKGGIAYVLKNDHKLDLPRRMQIEFSRIIQAKTDAEGGEVTPKAIWDVFADEYLPNPENPWGRIQLRSGSTATDKDGTDTLTVEAVVDGVETVLNGTGNGPISAFFDALAGIGVDARLLDYTEHTMSEGASAVAASYIECAIDGRVLWGIGIDANTTRASLKAVISAVNRAGR
- a CDS encoding nucleobase:cation symporter-2 family protein, encoding MARVAARLSASGEQSTHPVDEVLPLPKLALYGFQHVLAFYAGAVIVPIIVGGALGLTTEQLVYLINADLLTCGIASILQAWGIGRIGARLPLIQGVTFTAVSPMIAIGLGAGGGTAGLLVIYGAVITAGIATFAFAWLPPKAFRAVMRLFPPVVTGTVITVLGIVLIPVGLNDAAGGLGSPDFGDPKNFAYAGGTMLFILVLMKLGKPFLSSISILLGLVGGTVVAFLLGDAKFGDVGNSDWIGVTTPFHYGAPKFAWFPILLMLIVMLITMVETTGDTYAVGDIVGKEIDSETVARALRADGAATALGGVLNSFPYVAFAENVGLVRMTKVKSRFVVVAAGVFMIVLGLIPKAAAIVAAVPHGVLGGAATVMFAMVALAGIQTLAKVDLKEEKNALVVGVSLAFALLPATVPVLFKDHMDADLSSLLNSGVTLGATAAIVLNLIFNGLGKGDPHAAAPADPPTALPAQAAAAPADAEKADGESAAAEKADDAATPAP
- the recO gene encoding DNA repair protein RecO — protein: MSLFRDDGIVLRTQKLGEADRIITLLTRGHGRVRAVARGVRRTKSKFGAGLEPFSHADVQFFARGSELIGRSLPLCTQTQIIAPYGNGIVTDYARYTAGTAMLETAERFTENEGEPAVQQYLLLVGALRTLSRGEHEPHLILDAFLLRSLAVNGYAPSFDDCAKCGIHGPNRHFSVAAGGVICGDCRVPGSVVPSSEAIALLSALLTGDWSHADACEARHVREGSGLVSAYLHWHLERGLRSLRYVEK
- a CDS encoding YcxB family protein is translated as MNTNDEAVRRDERTVELVYRTSTADVARALRARDAHTAAGRRRRWAFPVAGTFGLGVGVLEMVTDGAVTGPALGLVAAGALLWMITLFGPRLQARAFRGLLEKAGETRAVVDGSGVLVATASSETRIGWAAQPTYAETADAFVMLSDDKGAVAMTVLPKRGIQAPADADGLRALLDANLRRL
- a CDS encoding isoprenyl transferase; the protein is MARRGILGRSRREYKVPEPHPSGERPPKIPGELVPNHVAVVMDGNGRWAKERGLPRTEGHKVGEGVVLDVLKGCLEMGVKNLSLYAFSTENWKRSPDEVRFLMNFNRDVIRRRRDEMNELGIRIRWVGRMPKMWKSVVQELQVAQEQTVDNDAMTLYFCVNYGGRAEIADAAQAIARDVAAGRLDPSKVNEKTFAKYMYYPDMPDVDLFLRPSGEQRTSNYLLWQSAYAEMVFQDVLWPDFDRRNLWQACLEYAQRDRRFGGAVPNQSEGSAG
- a CDS encoding TerB family tellurite resistance protein yields the protein MLPVRGGDGRKLTVWGIRTTWSTVGDGEFFCPDCGGDRNYRRRIGRRRFTVLGVPLLPRGQAGPIVECQACRERYDTEVLDHLTTHRFTALLRDAVHTVALAVLAAGGTASRSALEGAVSAVRSAGFQDCTEEQLESLVEALATDEGRLGLYDGPECCGAALSIELHEALEPLAPHLAAPGRESILLQGARIALADGPYIPAEREVLATVGAALRMSPDEVSRLLSAVRATGA